Within the Malaclemys terrapin pileata isolate rMalTer1 chromosome 24, rMalTer1.hap1, whole genome shotgun sequence genome, the region GTGGCCATCTTGGTCTGGATAAGAACAAGGTGACCTCCTTGCAAAAGGCGGGAAAGTGAAAAGAGCGGGAATCAGTTGTTGCTAAGTAACCGGtttctatataaacaaacaaagggaggggccaggggctctTGTCTAATCTTTGGGGCTCAGGTGTCTAAAATCTCGCTCTCTATGTGGGGTGGTACAGCTCCCACCTGGGTTACTGGCCTGCAGTAGCCACTCTCTGAACGAAGTTGTCATCTTGGGGTTTATTAGTTATTTGCTTTTGGGAAGCAGACGTGCACTCTCGGACTAGATCCGGTTAGTTAGATCTGACACTCACCCACAGACGACGCAAAGAGGGACAGGGTGGATCTGAGATAGGGTTACTTACCTATCCTGGCCCCCTGTGATCCATCGTTGGTGTCCATCACTGATCTCACCAGTCCGGATTCTGCAACCTCGCCATCGGCAGTACCTGAAGGAGGTAGAAAAACATCTTCGCTTTAtcgagtgtgtgtgtttgcttatATTCCAAATCTCCAGTGTCCTTaatccatcctcctccccttccttccttctcctttaGTAAATAGAGTGTTGTGAGTTCATCTCCGTGTGGTGGTTTCTTTTATTCCAGCTCGGATAGAGGGGCTTAAGTGGGGACCCAGCAGGACGTATACTGTAAAGCTCCCCGAAGTCTTCTGGTCAGATAGGGTCCCTAAAAATCCTTACAGCAGGGCACCTGGGAACCCTTTCCATGACCATTAATGCAACCTCAGTGCTGTAGAAGTGTCTGAGTCCCCTGCATTCTCCTTTAGCTCGGCTTTCAGCCCGACAATCCACTGGCTAAGCCCCCACCTCAGCACTATCCACATGTACAGTAACCCCAAGAGCACAGTGCAAAATTTGGCTCTCTGGGACTGCAAGAGTGAAGAAGAAAGGGACAGGACGTGTCCACAGTGTcgtttaaataaaaatcaacagCACAAAGGTTTACAGTGGTGCATACAAAGCCTTGCAAAGTAAGGAATCTTCCGGTAAGCTTTTGTCTATCCACTGATTCTATCAAACGCACAACAGAAAAGATACACTGTGGTTGGGGAATTTGAACCCAGAAGCTCCATCTCTGTTCAAAACAGAGGCGGTTTAAGTGTATTTTATGCATTGTTAGCATCATattgatctgaaaaaaaaaaagatcattaAAAATTATCTCCAGGTTAACACCAGCTTTTTTTAGCCTTCACTTCAAAAGGTCCCCAGTTCCTTATACCTGCAAAAGCATTTGAGTAGGACAAAAAGCAGGGCCTTTGGAAAGAATAAAGGTTTGGGGGCAGGTTCTCCAATCTTTGTTCACACTGAGTAGTACGTATTCAAGTGTGTAGTCCAACTCAAGTCAACTCCCATGAGTCAGTGCTACTCAATAGGAGTCAATTTTGCAGAAGCAGGCGCTTAGGAAGGCAGCCCATGTAATTTTTCATGCATTTGTGTCTATGTAGCAGAAATAAGCCCAAATAGTGGGCAGTTAAGCCAACGTGCCCGTCCCAAAAAAGCCTCAAGGGGTGGTAGCCCAGCATAATTTCACCGCCTCCCCCTGCATTCTTCTTTGAAATGTTCCTCTAAAAATCATAGGTGGAATCCTGAGTTCGCATGCTTTCGCTGTGAGACACTTAGAAACACaggagaaagggaagggaaggcaaAGAAGTTGTGTGTGTCACTTCAAGGAAAAGACAACGCTTTTCACTGTGCCATTACCAATCTCCCTCCCCTACCCCAGAAGTCCCCGTGGAAATGTAAAAAGGGGTGACAGTCTCAGCTTGCCCATTACTAATTTAGGCAAAGGAAAGGTTTGCCAAGAAGGTATTTATAACCCAGCTAGCAAGGGATAGTAAGGGGTCTGGGAGGAGTGGAAAACAGGTGCCGCAACTGTGCGCATGACCCAGCTACTGAGATCAGGACTGGCTAAGACCAGCTTCTAAAGTATTGCATCTCATGATAGTCATAGTGCTTTTCCATCATCCCGTGGGGCACGGAaaggcggagggaggggggaggtcaTTGCAGAAGCAGGGTATAAATTAAAGGCGCCCACGTCTTTTTTCCTCAATGAAATAGTCAAGCAACTTGCAAgcagagctgagagtgagaggctGGAGACAAGCACTTGTTTAGAGAGAGAAAGGATCAGGCATCCTTTCTGCTCGTGAATCCAAGTTTCTTCCCTCCCCATTGCTGCTGAGGACGCAACTCCAGGAAGATGAAATACATCATAGGTATAGGGGGGTAAGTCACTGCATTTACTTcctgacttttatttttgttgcgCGCAGCACGCCCTGGGGCGTGAAGATGATATATACTTTCATGTGGTAACAAGGCGGGGATTTAAATAAGGCAAAAATCTAGCACTAATGTCTCCTAACACCAGATCATGCTTGTTATATTGCATGCGGAGAGTTCCGCAGGTTGGGATTTATATAGTAATAAAGGGAGGGAGCTGAAGCCGGAAAAGCTTTATCTTTATCTGTGATTTCTAAGTAGGTTTAAACAGCTAAGAAAACGAAAGAGCCTTTCAAGGCAGAGTGAGGTTTTAAGTGTTCCATTGCAAAACACAGGGGAAGTTGATGGAAAAGCTTCCTAAAATGGATCCAAAAAGAAGGGTCTTTTTTAACTTCCCCTCCAAATGCGTGAGACTGGGAAGTAGATCTGCATGAACCTCCAGAATTGGGTGACTGCAGGGGACAGATCCTCTGCGGGTGCCGGTTGTCACGGGCCATTCAACggacaccagtggaggatctgatGTATAGGGTATGAAAAAGCATGCGAGGGTGAAAGCTTTGGAATGAAATGTTTGAAGTTGGCACATTCAGCCCTGATGACTCCCGCCCTCCTCTGGGGAGGAAAATCCCTCCGCTTGGGGATGCAGTTGTGGGGGGAACGTGGGAGTTTGAATCCAGATCTGCCCCAAGACTCATTCACAGGACAGCAAAGGTAGACTCCCTGCGTTGGGGTTATTTTTAAGGCAGCTGTTTAAAGCGTTTCCCTCTtgtggcagattttttttaaagtctcaagGATCTTGGCTGTATCAACTGATGTATCCTAAATCCCACAGATGGCATTGCTTTAGCCCCGTTACCCTGCTAAGAAGAAGACATTtagaatctatttttaaaatggcttgtTCATCAAAAGGGTGCCTGCCTGGGCCAGTCCCCATCGAGTGAATCCCTGGGAGACGTCTGCTCATGTTCGTTGTTCATAGTCCCAGGATTTAAAGACAGGCCGATATTTTAAGTGAGCAACTTTGCCCCTTCAGGGCTGAAGCCACATGGGTCTCAGAGAGATGTCAGGGCTCTCATTGAAACACACGTGGCAGAGATCCTGAGCCCCCAAAAGGGGAGCAATTTAACTAGAGGTTTCATAGAACACCCCCCATTTGAGACTGAGGGGAACAATCTGAAGGACAGGGGGACTTTCCCTCTGACTGGAGGGGTCCCCCCCTTTGGCTCTGGTTCTTGAGAGGAGGACCctggagatgttgtgaaggccaagtctataacagaactagataaattcatggaggacaggtccatcaatggctattaggacGGGCAGGgttgctgtccctagcctcttttgcCAGATCCTGCGGGGGCAAGACATATTGACGCGAAAGTGATGGAATTAATGTAAGAAACATCCCTTCCTTCCATCAGGGGCAAACAGTGTGGAGCCTGCTGGCCATCAACACGTGCCACAAATCAGAATGCTTGATTAAAGATTCTTTTTAATTCATATAATGCAGAGGCAAATAGACCTGGTTGTAATGGAAATACCCTCTGAAGAAGTGCTGTTAGTCGGCAGTCGTTGCCCATTAAACTAATGCATCTTCCCCAATGCTGCTTCAAATTTTCTATTTAGCGTGACCAACGGTGGCAAAACCACTTTGACCAACCGGCTTATCAAAGCACTTCCAAACTGTTGCGTTGTCCATCAGGATGATTTTTACAAGGTAAGTATAACTACTCTGCCGATTTAATGGATTTAGAAATAGTTATATATTGAATGTATTTCTCTATTTAGTACAATGTCAAGTATGTACCGTAGGGACGTTGGGTGTGCGTTTGTGAGGTTAAGTTGTTTCGGAAGAACATATTTCACTTTTGAATGGTTTTGGACAGACTGAAATACAATTGCCTTTTACTAAATGCTAGTGTGTTCGTTTCAACACAGTATGTGGAACCCAGCGTGTCAGGCCAACGAGGTTGGAACATAggcagtggaatttttttttttgcttttatttcaaattattttcctAGTTTGTCCCTACCTTGACCCTTTCTTGCTAGCATTCTCTTTCCGGTGCTTTCAAATGATCTTTTATGACAAAGCTGCAAGCAAGTCGGcatttataatttaaaacaaagccAAATCAATCTATCGTCCTTTAGGCACATCCTCAAAAGTATTCAGGCTCCTAActgtcactgatttcaatggacgtTAGGAGTCAAAATACCTTTCAGGAGCTGGGCCAGGAAGAGTATTATGTCAGGGGACTGTCTAACACCATTAGCTCTGTTTTACCTCTGTAGGACCCTGAGCCAAAGccaatggaagtcagtgggaaaagATCCCACTGGAGGTAGTGGGTGTGTTGGATCAAGCCCAGATGATGTCAAAGACCAAGCCACATTAGAACATGTTCCTGAATTGTGTTTCACACTAACAATTTTCATAATGgttaaaccagggatcggcaacctttcagaagtgatgtgccgagtcttcatttattcactctaatttaaggtttcgcgtgccagtcagacattttaacgtttttagaaggtctctttctataagtctataatatagaactaaactattgttgtatgtaaagtaaataaggtttttaaaatgtttaagaagctttatttaaaattagattaaaatgcagagccctccagaccagtggccaggacctgggcagtctgagtgccactgaaaatcagctcgtgtgccgcctttggcacccatgccataggttgcctacccccggGTTATACCATAGTTTGATCCCACTGATCTAGGCAAGACCAAGCCATGTTATGATGATACGGTTGGAGCAATCCTATTTTAATAACACGATATCCCCAGCCTCGTAGATTTTCCTGTGCTGACAAACCTATAAGTTGTTTGTCCGCCCTTCATAAGCATACACACCCTACTGAATAGAACTAAATAGATTGTATATATTGCTAAATTGGGAGCATTTCTTCACCCTAACCCACAAAATGCAGCTAGATTAATGCTAATAGGAGTTTAGGGTAAAGGGGGTGGAGTTCTcgctaatttttttctgtaaaatatataatttcacTCTGGCATGTTTAATTTATAAATGGCTCTTGAAAGCACAGCTAAGATGAAGATTTACTATGCTGACGTACAGCTTTTATTGGACGTGTTCGTTACACTAATTCCTACTATGCTGAACATGTGATCTAGCAATTGTCACTTAATACTACCTGTGTTTTTTATATCCGAAGATTCTGTTTCTTTGTGTAAAAACCATGGTCCTAAATCTAATCAGATCTGGCATTATTAGACTATGTTAAACTTAGAATCCTTTGTCAGAAGCAGCCCCCGGGGACAAGAGAGCAAACGAACTTTCTGAAGCTCTCAGGCTGCGGGGCCTGTCAAAAGGCCCCGTCAAATTTCCCCCCCAGAAGGAGGCGGCAGCCGGTTTGTTAAATGAACACTTGCTCCGTTGTGTAGTGCAACAGTGCCCAGGTTGTGATCTTGTCTTAGCTAACTGATCACCCTGCCTTTGCAGCCCTGTTTTATTGCTCACTATATTTCAGCCACAAGATCAGATAGAAGTCGGGGAAGACGGCTTTAAACAATGGGATGGTAAGAGCGGTGATCGCTTAGGAAGCAGTAATGTATATTTTTCCTAAGTATTTCTTTTTCACTCTAATATTAAGATTTAATGGTAAATTTCCAAAATTCTATATGACAAGTTTATATTTACACACTTTCATGCCTCTGTGGTTTGTGGCTTTTGACTTCCCCGCCTTCCTTTCTTCTACCTAGCGCTGGAATCGCTGGATATGGATGCAATGCTGAGCACGGTGCAGGCGTGGATTGAGGAGCCAAGGAAGTTTGCCCGCGCCCATGGGGTGAACGTTAGGCCTAACTCTAAAGAACCCGTCCCAGCGGAGATCCACATCCTCGTCATTGAAGGCTTCCTGCTTTACAATTACAAgtaaaatgtctttttatttaCAGACAAATGTGTGGCAATGAAAAGGCTAGATTTATAGCTCTGGGCACCGAAGCCTCCTTGCCATTAACTAACTGATCCTTGCAGTGCTGCTGTGAGGTGCCGTAGGGAAGAATTTCCCCCAcgttactgatggggaaacagacacatagggcacgtcttcactacccgcccggatcggcgggtagaaatcgatctctcggggatcgatttatcgtgtctcatctagacgcgataaatcgatccccgaatcgatgcgcatactccacctcgtcaggaggagtaagcggccTTGATGGGGGAGCCAcagcggtcgatttgccaccgtcctcacagcggggtaagtcgaataggatacttcgacttcagctacgctatttgcgtagctgaagtttgtgtatcttacatcgacacccgcccccagtgtagaccagcccatagagATTGACTTGTTCATGGCAAATTTTTAATCAAGAGCCAGAATTTGAATTTGGGAGTGACAGGCACCCAGACTTCTGCTTAGACCAGAGCTCCTTACCCACTGATCCTGCAGTAGTCATTAAAACTTCCCTCCTATGTTCTCCTGCCAGCGTGTCTCAGCCTAGACCGGCAATGATCACGGATGGGATCAAGAAGATACTTTATTCTCCAAGCccgttcagtccttggcctctgttAGTACATAGGTTTGTTTGTTAGCctgggatagaattttgggtttgactttttgatcCTCTTATATCTTCTACTAATATGTCCTAACAAAGGACAAAAGACACTGTGTATGGTGCTTCCAGATAGGTTTATAAGTACAATGGGAACAGCTAAGAGCAGTTAACGTGTTACTGGAGAGCACACTTTAAGATTGCCTCAAcccctatctcaaggcaaggtcaagcaaccagtcaggCGGGGCAAagagggatgggggtgaggtataaaagaccaaagaaatgcctgtccctgactgtagcacaacctcactccttacccctcccaagGGGTATAAGAGGTGGGATGAAGACCCCAAGCCCAAAACAGAACATGACCCtaaattgtaaggggtgggactgtgggcgTGCATTACCTgctgaggagggggagaggggacactAGGAAACAAGGCTCAGCAGTGTCACATGCttgctggaaactaaccccaataaacatcgcattgcctgcactttggacttctggtcttctgctttctgtctgcgtgacaagaacccaGGGacagggtgaagggaaagccgtCTAATAGCCTCCTGTGAGGTAAATCTCAATTAGGAACTAGACTGAGCTCAGCaattaatttcacatttgagaaaaacaacatttttctgcACTCTTCTTGCGGTGAAAAATTAGTTTTGGAGGAGGGGAGTAGTGGACTAGGCTGGAGACGGAGGGACATGGAAGTCTCCATGACTTATATGTCCACACATATAACCTTAATGTAACTTTAGTGAAATACAGTCGACAACTATGAGACTTCCAAGAAGCGTTACAGTTGCCTTGCATCAGAATCTTAGCTCTCAACAACTGGTTTATTTACTGGATAAGAGGCGACTTGATTTCCATCTAACAGTACcctcatggggaacaaatattgaataatgggctcttcagtctagcagagaaggcataacatggtccaatggctggaagttagacaaattcagactggaaataaggcataaatgtttaacagtgagagtaattaactgaAGGTTATTGTGGGTTCTccctcactggcaatttttaaatcaagtttggaagtccttctaaaagatctgcgcaaggaattatttcggggaagttctctggcctgtgttagtcAGGagatcagacgagatgatcacaacggtcccttctggccttacccTCGGTGGTTAGTTTTGCGGGGACAGCATGTACGATGACACCTGCTCGACGTTTAAACGCTGAGTCTATCAAGCTTCACAGGTAGCGGCAATCTGCTTTCTGAAGCTGAACGTCAAATGTAAATGGATTGTCTCCACAGACTACATATTAGGAGAGCCTCTTTGAAGACTACATCGGTAACTTGCCTAGGGCCCCCAAGGCCTGTACAGTGCCTGAATGAAGTGGAGCAGTGTTGCCCAAATGAGACTTTGGGTCCCATTATGAAAGGCTCCATCTTGAAGTGAACAGCCTATCTGTAGGCCCAGATGGAATGCTGCATTCTGGGAGCCTTCATGGGAGGTATCAGAATTCTGTCAGTCAAACTTTGCTCAACCCTGCTGTACAAATCTGATTGGTCTTGCAGTGATCCTCTGGTCTGATCTGACCTCTCCAGTGAGTGTTTTTTCAGCCTAGTAGGAACATAATTCAAGTCAAATGTGAAAGAATTAACAGCCTGCATTGTTTTTCCCCCTAGGAACACGGGCTGACTAGCTTTCTTGTGCCAAATCTGGCTGTTCGGGCCCCTTTAGACACCTTACTTCTGTGTAGTACGCACGAGTATTTGGAAATTTCAGGCTGACTGAAACATTGCTGCAGAATTTGAAGCAATGGCACGCCAAGCCATAGAGGAAATGTAGAAAGCTTCTATTTGTCGCAGCGTGGCCACTAGCATTTGTCTCTCGGTCTGAGGAGATAAGTGATCTAGTAGTGATCTAGTGttgccttttttcccctgcttCCCCAGACCACTGACTGACTTGTTCAACAAACGCTACTATCTGACAGTTCCCTATGACGaatgcaagaggaggaggaggtaagCTAGTCGCTTGAGCTACGTTTAATAATATTTGGCTTTGCTCTAGGTTCTGCGCACGTAGGCAAGACCGCGTATTAGTCACGTGACTGTTGTGATTCAATACTAGATGTATTGACATCACTTTCCAACTGAAGTTCCAATTCCAAACTTTCAAGCCAGTCAGAGGACGAGGCCAGCTAATGGGGCATTTCCAAAGACAGCTTTACTTCCTGAAAtatccaaagtccccgccccctctATGTCCCCattcagcccccttcccccaagtccccgccccacctcttctccacctcctcccctgagtgcaccgcgtccatgctcctccccctccctcccataaagtcttaagtgctgccaaacagctgttaggcggcagatgggaagagctgggagggaggggggtaggaggcaaggcaggggtggggggagcttggcttCCGGTGGGTGCGGCGCACCCggtaatttttccccatgggtgctccagccccgctgcacccacagagtcggcgcctatggtgcCAGACACAATGAAACATGGTAATCTAACAGATTCCTTTCCCTTTTACCACCCACAGTACACGCCATTATCCTATACCTGACCCACCTGGTCTTTTCGATGGACACGTGTGGCCCATGTATTTAAAATACAGGAAGGAAATGGAGACCCATGAGGTTGATGCTGGTAAGTTACTCTCTCTGCAAACGGTCCTGCTGATTTAAGGCAGGCAAGACTTCATTCCAGGAGGTTATTCCCTGTCATTCTACTGCCCGCTTTTTGCTTGTGATGAAGCCAAGAACACTGGCCTGGTTGCAgcctcattaacttcaatgaaatTGCTCAGGGGTAGCTAACACCATTCAAAGGCAAAGTGTTATTTATAACCATGCAGCCCTAGGAACAGGTTATTCCCGGAAGTCTAAACCCACCTGAGAGACTCCGTGGAATGAGAtttgttttggttgaaaatgCAGGTGTTTGGGGGCCAGGGGTTA harbors:
- the NMRK2 gene encoding nicotinamide riboside kinase 2, whose amino-acid sequence is MKYIIGIGGVTNGGKTTLTNRLIKALPNCCVVHQDDFYKPQDQIEVGEDGFKQWDALESLDMDAMLSTVQAWIEEPRKFARAHGVNVRPNSKEPVPAEIHILVIEGFLLYNYKPLTDLFNKRYYLTVPYDECKRRRSTRHYPIPDPPGLFDGHVWPMYLKYRKEMETHEVDAVYLDGLKSRDDLCHQVFEEIQNMLFNCS